From Tiliqua scincoides isolate rTilSci1 chromosome 2, rTilSci1.hap2, whole genome shotgun sequence, the proteins below share one genomic window:
- the CDK3 gene encoding cyclin-dependent kinase 3 isoform X2: MEANGRLDQQQDARKQKMDTFQDVFQKVEKIGEGTYGVVYKARNKQTGQLVALKKIRLDSETEGVPSTAIREISLLKELKHPNIVRLLDVVHSQKKLYLVFEYLNQDLKKYMDSSRTGELPLSLIKSYLYQLLQGVSFCHSHRVIHRDLKPQNLLINEVGAIKLADFGLARAFGVPLRTYTHEVVTLWYRAPEILLGCKYYSTAVDIWSIGCIFAEMVTRKAMFPGDSEIDQLFRIFRTLGTPTESVWPGVTQLPDYKGNFPKWPRKDMKVIIPNLDRDGQDLLAQLLLYDPNRRISAKAALTHQYFWQAPRDAKQQCLVERYGP; the protein is encoded by the exons ATGGAGGCTAATGGAAGACTAGATCAGCAG CAAGacgccagaaaacaaaaaatggacACATTCCAAGACGTATTCCAGAAGGTGGAGAAGATCGGGGAGGGTACCTATGGAGTAGTCTATAAAGCCAGGAACAAGCAAACAGGCCAGTTAGTCGCTCTGAAGAAGATCCGCCTGGATTC AGAGACAGAAGGTGTTCCCAGTACAGCAATTCGAGAAATCTCTCTGCTGAAAGAACTGAAACATCCAAATATAGTCAG GCTCCTTGATGTGGTACACAGTCAGAAAAAGCTCTATCTGGTCTTTGAATACTTGAACCAGGATCTTAAAAAATACATGGATTCATCCCGTACAGGGGAGTTGCCTTTAAGTTTAATCAAG AGCTACCTTTACCAGCTGCTACAAGGTGTGAGCTTCTGTCACTCCCACAGAGTTATCCACCGAGACTTGAAGCCCCAGAATTTACTCATAAATGAAGTGGGAGCCATCAAACTAGCTGATTTTGGCCTAGCTCGAGCCTTTGGAGTTCCACTACGTACTTACACTCATGAG GTTGTAACCTTATGGTATCGGGCTCCTGAAATCTTGTTGGGTTGCAAATACTACTCAACAGCTGTGGATATTTGGAGCATTGGTTGCATCTTTGCAGAAATG GTGACCAGAAAAGCCATGTTTCCTGGGGACTCTGAAATTGATCAGCTTTTCCGGATTTTTCGCACCCTTGGTACCCCTACTGAATCAGTATGGCCAGGGGTAACTCAGCTTCCTGACTATAAAGGGAATTTCCCAAAATGGCCAAGGAAGGACATGAAGGTGATAATCCCAAATTTGGACCGAGATGGACAAGATTTGTTGGCG CAACTGCTCCTGTATGATCCCAACAGGCGTATTTCAGCCAAAGCTGCTTTGACCCATCAGTACTTCTGGCAGGCTCCACGGGATGCCAAACAGCAATGTCTGGTAGAGAGATACGGCCCATGA
- the CDK3 gene encoding cyclin-dependent kinase 3 isoform X1, whose protein sequence is MEANGRLDQQQDARKQKMDTFQDVFQKVEKIGEGTYGVVYKARNKQTGQLVALKKIRLDSETEGVPSTAIREISLLKELKHPNIVRLLDVVHSQKKLYLVFEYLNQDLKKYMDSSRTGELPLSLIKSYLYQLLQGVSFCHSHRVIHRDLKPQNLLINEVGAIKLADFGLARAFGVPLRTYTHEAGYRGNSFENCCNKLLVVTLWYRAPEILLGCKYYSTAVDIWSIGCIFAEMVTRKAMFPGDSEIDQLFRIFRTLGTPTESVWPGVTQLPDYKGNFPKWPRKDMKVIIPNLDRDGQDLLAQLLLYDPNRRISAKAALTHQYFWQAPRDAKQQCLVERYGP, encoded by the exons ATGGAGGCTAATGGAAGACTAGATCAGCAG CAAGacgccagaaaacaaaaaatggacACATTCCAAGACGTATTCCAGAAGGTGGAGAAGATCGGGGAGGGTACCTATGGAGTAGTCTATAAAGCCAGGAACAAGCAAACAGGCCAGTTAGTCGCTCTGAAGAAGATCCGCCTGGATTC AGAGACAGAAGGTGTTCCCAGTACAGCAATTCGAGAAATCTCTCTGCTGAAAGAACTGAAACATCCAAATATAGTCAG GCTCCTTGATGTGGTACACAGTCAGAAAAAGCTCTATCTGGTCTTTGAATACTTGAACCAGGATCTTAAAAAATACATGGATTCATCCCGTACAGGGGAGTTGCCTTTAAGTTTAATCAAG AGCTACCTTTACCAGCTGCTACAAGGTGTGAGCTTCTGTCACTCCCACAGAGTTATCCACCGAGACTTGAAGCCCCAGAATTTACTCATAAATGAAGTGGGAGCCATCAAACTAGCTGATTTTGGCCTAGCTCGAGCCTTTGGAGTTCCACTACGTACTTACACTCATGAG gcaggctacagaggaaattcgtttgagaactgctgcaataaactgtta GTTGTAACCTTATGGTATCGGGCTCCTGAAATCTTGTTGGGTTGCAAATACTACTCAACAGCTGTGGATATTTGGAGCATTGGTTGCATCTTTGCAGAAATG GTGACCAGAAAAGCCATGTTTCCTGGGGACTCTGAAATTGATCAGCTTTTCCGGATTTTTCGCACCCTTGGTACCCCTACTGAATCAGTATGGCCAGGGGTAACTCAGCTTCCTGACTATAAAGGGAATTTCCCAAAATGGCCAAGGAAGGACATGAAGGTGATAATCCCAAATTTGGACCGAGATGGACAAGATTTGTTGGCG CAACTGCTCCTGTATGATCCCAACAGGCGTATTTCAGCCAAAGCTGCTTTGACCCATCAGTACTTCTGGCAGGCTCCACGGGATGCCAAACAGCAATGTCTGGTAGAGAGATACGGCCCATGA
- the CDK3 gene encoding cyclin-dependent kinase 3 isoform X4, producing MEANGRLDQQQDARKQKMDTFQDVFQKVEKIGEGTYGVVYKARNKQTGQLVALKKIRLDSLLDVVHSQKKLYLVFEYLNQDLKKYMDSSRTGELPLSLIKSYLYQLLQGVSFCHSHRVIHRDLKPQNLLINEVGAIKLADFGLARAFGVPLRTYTHEAGYRGNSFENCCNKLLVVTLWYRAPEILLGCKYYSTAVDIWSIGCIFAEMVTRKAMFPGDSEIDQLFRIFRTLGTPTESVWPGVTQLPDYKGNFPKWPRKDMKVIIPNLDRDGQDLLAQLLLYDPNRRISAKAALTHQYFWQAPRDAKQQCLVERYGP from the exons ATGGAGGCTAATGGAAGACTAGATCAGCAG CAAGacgccagaaaacaaaaaatggacACATTCCAAGACGTATTCCAGAAGGTGGAGAAGATCGGGGAGGGTACCTATGGAGTAGTCTATAAAGCCAGGAACAAGCAAACAGGCCAGTTAGTCGCTCTGAAGAAGATCCGCCTGGATTC GCTCCTTGATGTGGTACACAGTCAGAAAAAGCTCTATCTGGTCTTTGAATACTTGAACCAGGATCTTAAAAAATACATGGATTCATCCCGTACAGGGGAGTTGCCTTTAAGTTTAATCAAG AGCTACCTTTACCAGCTGCTACAAGGTGTGAGCTTCTGTCACTCCCACAGAGTTATCCACCGAGACTTGAAGCCCCAGAATTTACTCATAAATGAAGTGGGAGCCATCAAACTAGCTGATTTTGGCCTAGCTCGAGCCTTTGGAGTTCCACTACGTACTTACACTCATGAG gcaggctacagaggaaattcgtttgagaactgctgcaataaactgtta GTTGTAACCTTATGGTATCGGGCTCCTGAAATCTTGTTGGGTTGCAAATACTACTCAACAGCTGTGGATATTTGGAGCATTGGTTGCATCTTTGCAGAAATG GTGACCAGAAAAGCCATGTTTCCTGGGGACTCTGAAATTGATCAGCTTTTCCGGATTTTTCGCACCCTTGGTACCCCTACTGAATCAGTATGGCCAGGGGTAACTCAGCTTCCTGACTATAAAGGGAATTTCCCAAAATGGCCAAGGAAGGACATGAAGGTGATAATCCCAAATTTGGACCGAGATGGACAAGATTTGTTGGCG CAACTGCTCCTGTATGATCCCAACAGGCGTATTTCAGCCAAAGCTGCTTTGACCCATCAGTACTTCTGGCAGGCTCCACGGGATGCCAAACAGCAATGTCTGGTAGAGAGATACGGCCCATGA
- the CDK3 gene encoding cyclin-dependent kinase 3 isoform X3 has product MDTFQDVFQKVEKIGEGTYGVVYKARNKQTGQLVALKKIRLDSETEGVPSTAIREISLLKELKHPNIVRLLDVVHSQKKLYLVFEYLNQDLKKYMDSSRTGELPLSLIKSYLYQLLQGVSFCHSHRVIHRDLKPQNLLINEVGAIKLADFGLARAFGVPLRTYTHEAGYRGNSFENCCNKLLVVTLWYRAPEILLGCKYYSTAVDIWSIGCIFAEMVTRKAMFPGDSEIDQLFRIFRTLGTPTESVWPGVTQLPDYKGNFPKWPRKDMKVIIPNLDRDGQDLLAQLLLYDPNRRISAKAALTHQYFWQAPRDAKQQCLVERYGP; this is encoded by the exons atggacACATTCCAAGACGTATTCCAGAAGGTGGAGAAGATCGGGGAGGGTACCTATGGAGTAGTCTATAAAGCCAGGAACAAGCAAACAGGCCAGTTAGTCGCTCTGAAGAAGATCCGCCTGGATTC AGAGACAGAAGGTGTTCCCAGTACAGCAATTCGAGAAATCTCTCTGCTGAAAGAACTGAAACATCCAAATATAGTCAG GCTCCTTGATGTGGTACACAGTCAGAAAAAGCTCTATCTGGTCTTTGAATACTTGAACCAGGATCTTAAAAAATACATGGATTCATCCCGTACAGGGGAGTTGCCTTTAAGTTTAATCAAG AGCTACCTTTACCAGCTGCTACAAGGTGTGAGCTTCTGTCACTCCCACAGAGTTATCCACCGAGACTTGAAGCCCCAGAATTTACTCATAAATGAAGTGGGAGCCATCAAACTAGCTGATTTTGGCCTAGCTCGAGCCTTTGGAGTTCCACTACGTACTTACACTCATGAG gcaggctacagaggaaattcgtttgagaactgctgcaataaactgtta GTTGTAACCTTATGGTATCGGGCTCCTGAAATCTTGTTGGGTTGCAAATACTACTCAACAGCTGTGGATATTTGGAGCATTGGTTGCATCTTTGCAGAAATG GTGACCAGAAAAGCCATGTTTCCTGGGGACTCTGAAATTGATCAGCTTTTCCGGATTTTTCGCACCCTTGGTACCCCTACTGAATCAGTATGGCCAGGGGTAACTCAGCTTCCTGACTATAAAGGGAATTTCCCAAAATGGCCAAGGAAGGACATGAAGGTGATAATCCCAAATTTGGACCGAGATGGACAAGATTTGTTGGCG CAACTGCTCCTGTATGATCCCAACAGGCGTATTTCAGCCAAAGCTGCTTTGACCCATCAGTACTTCTGGCAGGCTCCACGGGATGCCAAACAGCAATGTCTGGTAGAGAGATACGGCCCATGA
- the EVPL gene encoding envoplakin produces MQRNADQVEKDILATQSKLKQDISNQQQGKSFEFQPENTKNLKEAETLLKDLFLDVDKVKRLKHPQALEIERDIKQLHDRVTHQCAEYRDLYEKFTVPEACTKVDWAKILEQKQKELNSGKYGPTMPELEKQIAEHNVLQKEIEAYGLQIKNLHSPDAADLKTRYKDLLKASIWRSQSLGSLYTHLQGCTKELGYLAEQQNKILRQDWSDQMIDPQLVRREYEDFKRDELLNQEEYVNMLQDDGERMIELKHPAVSPIQAHQETLKSEWQNFLNLCIGQEKHLTNIENYKKFYDDADAVSQSLNKLNNDLDTKYSRFNKDSPGVVSDLIRQLENDEKMVKHAEKSIAELKRRSKEISPLKLRRVHPSQPITLDTICNWDLGDVQFEVGEKYTLKDNSSQENWVVQNSNRETKTAPAVCFSIPPPDLEALDRVNMLEGELGAVKQKRATVQNTLRSCHREPIKSSHHVPVRNSTMVQDDPQADQLLHKLDKVDGDLDEVKKEIFNRLRSPLNHSDPTEDLTQRIRDQEGTRRRLQAIEAEKESARKECEAYLSKKPAGTSASQLPVTLNNIKNKCNDVTVLARLYDEKAKAGLNLENQIESTDKIVSTFEAKLSHDGTIPASPNALQDRCNDLQKLKRDLVKQEDSLLKLNRSLKDAEHSCSAVQNNFQEYCPDFPRQKKEVQLLNDRYHAVADQLDYREKTLRNTSLTYQQFQNSNENLMFWLNSLPQYKVKTTDGPSQINYKLQSQKRLADEIQSKESEKNAVVSLSQNVQSVLTDYELQAEKYRSSLDPALIASTAKRLRVTPLRESIQAQENEVTRLFTETAAENKQQLSRLEFAKKIMDKKDVNDAVQVIHEQTQQTANTTKSLRESEALKSQLDMERSKKARAQQELEEQRSKLLMLKTQRPIERVEEKEVVQYYREPALESDLSKISHQIEDENRKRKTFQADIQMVSNKVLQMEKDRKVVKPQLLTKEVTKIEKDPALEAQAVSLKKEIKHLRESSTSSSELERLRKELRLLEQMQPNIREKVVVKEVVKLEKDPEMLKAVRTLQMQIDEDSFKRKSMVETIGKLKIRIEELEKLIETAEPKVIVKEVKQMEQDPELLKESSKLQKLIDAERNKNVMLGSELTELQGKYNTVEKQKPKVEIKERVNEIFRLDPETEEEIARLKKELQEASRKRTRIEQEVENAKIELKVLKSQVPTVEFKEVIQEVIKMEKSPEVLREIDRLKQQLNDLVNTNGRSQEQLIRLQGERDEWKRERSKVETKLVNKEVVRYENDPLLEKEAERLRQEVRSASQKRRAAEDTIYDLQNKYMLLERRKPEEKVVVQEVVLMQKDPKLRDERNRLSRSLDDEVSNRRRLEREVHQLRTAVEETEKLLNFQEDRNKRLALEKEMRQVTLRIKEIEESPAPVQEKIIMEEVVKLEKDPVLEQSSTNLRIDLDNEKAQVLNLQRECKSLQVQIDVLQKAKSQEKTIYKEVIRVEKDKVLENERARLWDLLSRERTARQTAEEDIRHLKEKIERAEAMKRTWSIEEADLQRISNVTLQEKSSLENEVRELERQKQEKILFLREQSKLLSQRTENDRQKKMQLGQELSRLESDILKEKDQIYEKERNIRELQSRVNKEELSHETQMRETNLSTKISILDPETGNDISPYEAYKRGMIDRNQYIQLQELECDWEEITTLGPKGDVSVLLDKKSGKQYSIDDALRFRRITKEEYQLYKEGKLPISEFALLVAGETKQPSSLSIGSIISKSPISSPAFQQKQTFFPPGPQVAFCDDTFPIAGIYDTTTDNKYNVKSALGKKLVDPMTAQKLLEAQAATGGIIDLISRDRYSVHKAVDRGLIDNTYMQRLLNAQKAFTGIEDPVTKRRLSVGEAVQKGWMTKDNAFPYLLVQHLTGGLIDPKKTGRIPMSEATQTHMLSSDLAMMLQDESSYEQDLVDPITKEKIHYKEAMARCRKDPLSGLLLLPTTSDGYQTYQTASHSPTLSRFRL; encoded by the exons AAAGAACTGAATTCTGGGAAATATGGACCTactatgccagagctggagaaGCAAATAGCAGAGCACAACGTCCTTCAGAAGGAGATAGAAGCATATGGCCTCCAGATTAAGAACCTCCATAGTCCA gATGCAGCAGATTTAAAGACTCGGTATAAGGACTTACTG AAAGCCTCTATCTGGAGAAGCCAGAGCTTGGGCAGCCTCTATACACATCTACAAGGCTGTACGAAGGAGCTGGGTTACCTTGCAGAGCAGCAGAACAAGATCTTGAGACAGGATTGGAGTGACCAAATGATTGACCCCCAGCTGGTACGGCGTGAGTATGAG GACTTCAAGCGTGATGAGCTCCTTAACCAGGAAGAGTATGTGAATATGCTCCAGGATGATGGGGAGAGGATGATTGAACTAAAGCATCCAGCTGTGAGCCCAATACAG GCTCACCAGGAAACTCTGAAGAGCGAGTGGCAGAATTTTCTCAATTTGTGCATCGGCCAGGAGAAGCACCTGACAAACATAGAGAATTATAAAAAG TTCTATGATGATGCTGATGCAGTGAGCCAGTCATTAAACAAGCTGAACAATGATCTTGATACAAAATATAGCAGGTTCAACAAAGACAGCCCTGGAGTGGTGTCCGACTTAATCCGCCAGCTGGAG AATGATGAGAAGATGGTGAAACATGCTGAGAAGAGCATAGCTGAACTGAAAAGGAGGAGCAAAGAGATCAGTCCTTTGAAATTGCGCAGAGTTCACCCTTCTCAGCCAATTACTCTGGATACAATCTGCAACTGGGATTTGGGTGAT GTGCAATTTGAGGTGGGTGAGAAGTATACTCTGAAAGATAACAGCAGCCAAGAAAACTGGGTGGTGCAGAACTCTAACAGAGAGACTAAGACAGCTCCTGCTGTTTGCTTCTCCATCCCGCCACCAGATCTGGAAGCTCTGGATAGAGTTAACAT GCTGGAAGGTGAGCTGGGTGCCGtgaaacagaagagagcaacagTCCAGAACACACTCAGAAGCTGCCACAGGGAACCAATTAAATCCAGTCATCATG TCCCAGTTAGAAACTCCACCATGGTCCAGGATGATCCCCAAGCTGATCAGTTGCTCCATAAGTTGGATAAGGTAGATGGTGACTTGGATGAGGTCAAGAAGGAGATTTTTAACCGCTTGAGGTCCCCACTAAACCACAGTGACCCTACAGAAGATCTCACTCAACGGATCAGAGACCAGGAG GGAACAAGAAGGAGACTTCAAGCCATAGAAGCAGAGAAGGAATCTGCTCGGAAGGAGTGTGAAGCCTATCTTTCCAAGAAGCCTGCTGGCACCTCTGCCTCTCAGCTCCCTGTGACGCTCAACAACATCAAGAACAAATGCAATGATGTGACAGTACTTGCCAGGCTCTATGATGAAAA AGCCAAAGCAGGCCTGAACCTGGAGAATCAGATTGAGAGCACAGACAAGATCGTCAGCACCTTTGAGGCCAAGTTATCTCATGATGGCACCATCCCAGCCTCACCCAATGCACTGCAGGATCGTTGCAATGACCTTCAG AAACTGAAGCGAGATTTAGTCAAACAAGAAGATAGTTTGTTGAAGCTCAACCGCAGCCTCAAGGATGCAGAGCACAGCTGCAGTGCTGTGCAGAACAACTTCCAAGAGTACTGCCCTGACTTTCCTAGGCAGAAGAAGGAGGTCCAGCTGCTTAATGACCGATACCATGCTGTAGCTGACCAGCTGGATTACCG GGAGAAGACACTCAGGAACACCAGCCTCACCTACCAGCAGTTTCAAAATTCCAATGAGAACCTGATGTTCTGGCTTAATAGTCTGCCCCAGTACAAAGTCAAAACCACAGATGGGCCAAGCCAGATCAACTACAAGCTCCAGTCTCAGAAG aggCTGGCTGATGAAATTCAGAGCAAAGAATCTGAGAAGAATGCTGTGGTCAGCCTGTCCCAGAATGTGCAGTCTGTTCTCACT GATTATGAGCTTCAGGCAGAAAAATATCGGTCCTCCTTGGACCCTGCTCTGATTGCTTCAACCGCCAAACGCCTCCGAGTCACACCACTTCGGGAGAGCATCCAGGCTCAG GAAAACGAGGTGACGAGACTCTTCACAGAGACAGCTGCCGAAAACAAACAGCAGCTCAGCCGGCTGGAATTTGCCAAGAAAATTATGGACAAG AAGGACGTAAATGATGCAGTGCAGGTGATCCATGAGCAGACCCAACAGACTGCGAATACAACCAAGTCACTGAGAGAATCAGAAGCTCTGAAATCTCAGTTGGACATGGAAAGGAGCAAGAAGGCCAGGGCTCAACAGGAGCTGGAAGAACAGAGAAGCAAGCTTTTGATGCTGAAGACCCAGCGGCCCATTgaaagagtggaagagaaagaagtGGTGCAGTACTACAGAGAGCCAGCTCTGGAAAGTGATCTGTCTAAAATATCTCATCAAATTGAGGATGAAAATAGGAAGAGGAAGACCTTTCAGGCAGATATTCAGATGGTAAGCAATAAGGTCCTCCAAATGGAGAAAGATAGGAAGGTTGTGAAACCTCAGCTACTTACAAAAGAAGTCACTAAGATAGAGAAAGATCCAGCCCTAGAGGCCCAAGCAGTCAGTCTCAAAAAGGAGATCAAGCACCTCCGAGAGAGTTCAACATCCTCCTCTGAACTTGAACGGCTCAGGAAAGAGCTGCGCTTGCTGGAGCAGATGCAGCCAAACATCCGAGAGAAAGTGGTGGTCAAAGAAGTGGTCAAACTGGAGAAGGACCCAGAGATGCTCAAAGCTGTCAGGACTCTGCAGATGCAGATTGATGAAGACAGTTTTAAGAGGAAGTCCATGGTGGAAACCATAGGGAAATTAAAAATCAGAATTGAAGAACTTGAAAAGCTGATTGAAACAGCAGAACCTAAAGTCATTGTGAAAGAGGTAAAGCAAATGGAGCAAGACCCGGAACTTTTGAAGGAATCTTCCAAACTTCAAAAGCTCATTGATGCGGAAAGGAACAAGAATGTGATGCTCGGAAGTGAACTGACAGAGCTGCAGGGCAAATACAATACTGTGGAGAAGCAAAAGCCTAAGGTGGAGATTAAGGAAAGAGTCAATGAGATCTTCCGTCTTGATCCAGAAACAGAAGAGGAGATTGCACGCTTGAAGAAAGAGCTCCAAGAAGCATCAAGAAAAAGGACAAGAATCGAACAGGAGGTGGAAAACGCCAAGATTGAGCTCAAAGTTCTCAAGTCTCAGGTGCCTACTGTGGAGTTTAAAGAGGTTATCCAAGAAGTTATAAAGATGGAAAAGAGCCCTGAGGTTCTGAGAGAAATAGACAGGTTGAAACAACAGCTGAATGATCTTGTGAATACAAATGGAAGGTCCCAGGAACAGTTGATCAGGCTACAGGGAGAAAGAGATGAGTGGAAGAGAGAAAGATCCAAAGTCGAAACGAAGCTGGTTAACAAGGAAGTTGTCCGATATGAGAATGACCCTCTGTTAGAGAAGGAAGCTGAACGACTGCGTCAAGAAGTCCGCAGTGCATCACAAAAGAGGAGGGCAGCTGAAGATACCATCTATGATCTCCAGAACAAGTACATGCTTCTGGAGAGGAGGAAGCCTGAGGAAAAAGTGGTGGTCCAGGAGGTGGTTCTTATGCAGAAAGATCCAAAGCTCAGAGATGAGCGCAACAGGCTGAGTAGAAGCTTGGATGATGAAGTGAGCAACCGCCGGCGCTTGGAGCGTGAGGTCCATCAGCTTCGGACAGCAGTGGAAGAGACAGAAAAACTACTTAACTTCCAAGAAGATAGAAATAAAAGgcttgctttggaaaaggaaatgaGGCAGGTCACCTTGAGAATAAAGGAAATTGAGGAAAGCCCTGCTCCAGTTCAAGAGAAAATAATCATGGAGGAAGTTGTCAAACTAGAGAAAGATCCCGTTCTTGAGCAGTCCAGCACCAACCTGCGAATCGACCTGGATAATGAGAAAGCTCAAGTGTTGAACCTGCAGAGGGAATGCAAGAGTCTTCAAGTCCAGATTGATGTTCTGCAAAAAGCCAAGTCCCAGGAGAAAACCATCTACAAGGAAGTAATCAGGGTAGAAAAGGATAAAGTGCTAGAAAATGAGCGTGCACGTCTCTGGGATCTGTTAAGCAGAGAGCGAACTGCCCGGCAGACTGCAGAAGAAGATATTAGGCATCTCAAGGAGAAGATTGAGAGGGCAGAAGCCATGAAAAGAACATGGTCCATAGAAGAAGCTGATCTCCAGAGAATTAGTAATGTGACTTTGCAAGAAAAATCCAGCCTTGAGAATGAAGTAAGGGAACTGGAAAGGCAGAAACAAGAGAAAATTCTCTTCCTTCGAGAACAGTCCAAGCTCCTGAGCCAGAGGACAGAAAATGACCGGCAAAAGAAGATGCAACTTGGTCAAGAGCTTTCTCGACTCGAATCAGACATCCTTAAAGAGAAAGACCAAATTTATGAAAAAGAGAGGAATATCCGGGAACTccagtccagagtcaataaggaAGAACTGAGCCATGAAACCCAGATGAGAGAGACAAATCTCTCCACAAAAATCTCCATTCTCGATCCAGAGACTGGCAATGACATTTCACCCTACGAGGCCTACAAAAGAGGCATGATTGACAGGAATCAGTATATACAGCTGCAAGAACTAGAGTGCGACTGGGAGGAAATCACAACCCTTGGGCCCAAAGGGGATGTTTCTGTCCTCCTTGACAAGAAGAGTGGGAAGCAGTACTCCATAGATGATGCCCTGCGTTTTAGAAGGATCACCAAGGAAGAATACCAGCTCTATAAAGAAGGAAAGCTCCCCATATCTGAGTTTGCTCTGCTGGTAGCAGGAGAAACTAAGCAGCCTTCATCACTGTCTATTGGTTCAATCATCTCTAAGTCTCCAATTTCATCCCCTGCTTTCCAACAAAAGCAGACCTTCTTTCCTCCTGGCCCACAGGTGGCTTTCTGTGATGATACCTTCCCCATTGCTGGAATATATGATACCACAACAGACAATAAGTACAATGTCAAGTCAGCTCTTGGCAAGAAGCTTGTGGACCCAATGACAGCTCAAAAGCTTCTAGAGGCTCAGGCTGCTACTGGAGGCATTATTGACCTTATTTCACGGGACCGCTATTCTGTACACAAAGCCGTTGATAGGGGACTGATAGACAACACCTATATGCAGAGGCTTTTGAATGCCCAGAAGGCTTTCACGGGGATTGAAGATCCTGTCACCAAGCGAAGGTTGTCTGTAGGAGAGGCAGTTCAGAAAGGATGGATGACTAAGGATAATGCCTTTCCCTACCTGTTAGTCCAACACCTGACTGGAGGGCTGATAGATCCCAAGAAAACTGGCCGTATCCCTATGTCAGAAGCTACCCAGACACACATGCTTAGCAGCGATTTGGCCATGATGCTGCAAGATGAATCCAGCTATGAACAAGATCTTGTTGACCCTATTACTAAAGAGAAGATTCATTACAAGGAAGCTATGGCTCGCTGCCGGAAAGATCCTCTAAGtgggctccttctccttccaaccACTTCTGATGGGTACCAGACATATCAAACAGCAAGTCATTCACCGACCCTGTCCCGGTTCAGGCTCTGA